One Epinephelus lanceolatus isolate andai-2023 chromosome 17, ASM4190304v1, whole genome shotgun sequence genomic window carries:
- the washc2c gene encoding WASH complex subunit 2 isoform X4 — protein sequence MSGLPEGIANGPSRSEHLDKDAQVWERPWTLEEMRQSSANWSLAADSGLFLFLQDFSQRMLSKTHDIEKQLDSLIRDTKATDSCLHSVFNDFLMLSNTQFIENRVYDEELEDAIPKADALDKQPEEKTREQKEAELIPKMQEAVNHGLRVLESAFEHLDIKAGNSDSEDEEVTDRVEAILEPKDLYVDRPLPYLIGSQAFMEQEDVGLGDLSSDEMSVDSDRDSVIESEDGKEEVHSDDDFNQEEDEGHNNIRKKSSMLSYDDDEEEEDEDSDIFGESDRDDDDEDTKNTGSSSFADELAARIKGEPVNKPEGDRASAEEDSDDMFKPPKMDDNDDFSPFGGKSGLFSGGRGLFDDDDEGDLFSEAPKPPVSEEKKVRNESTKSTAQSAESDKPGKKIPAGAVSIFPDNSLFSSGNDSDSVGSKENGTPAPKTKQVPSGAGVGGGGGGLFDDEDEDDDFFSDKSLKKSDSAGQQKPKKAIDLFDEDDEDGDIFSEKYSAPAPAQSKKEVAEEQVKQPEKKMPAGAISMFGPGTQSLLSEGLKKRQPSTSEESEKSEENGPAPDAVKTVVKQPQKPQTRGLFSDDEDTQESPTIPKSHSKPEPTSQGKTSKAPLSLFSDEEEEDLFASAAKSTAKPNTAKASKPQPSKTVSSSLFSDDEDQWLSSNSSVGKPEVKTPGMKPSASAPSSLPSAKISNKSSLFDNDDGDDDDLFAPTTTSSQKKPQRVALLFEDEGDDEDKGSLFGIKPAVNTNTAAPATKSSSLFEKPEEVVVSRTAAEDKSSEQEKPAAKTPVPLPSATSPDISESKKKPAGAVSLFGGINVLANKETKSPLDETGNDDSPPPNVKKEEKKDDKVKTNTVSLFDDEEEDESDWSDPIFTPSKPAASNAVKTSEERPQAKSTGVFQDEELLFSQTQQKDNDPDVDLFATSGKAASSKLSSAKPASQSLFADDDEDDLFSSVKPKAPPPKVAEKPSKPTDKAPLASPEPVSEIQKPAPSPVKPKDSSSRIGKLQANLMINPAALLPGAAPSMPGTISVLPGMAPSSSSGVSSSSLSPSPVTTPVGSQEGVSFDSPVQVTTLQSAHKSRAKGSVQRRPQSRAARQQAAQRSVKDRDETTGGDDTGPNPSLSGSVLPPPGKPSKTSPSPTLTNSAAPATLPASSPSQSSLPESTPRPSVLTLPVSTDAVKKDSSKSNSSSTKVLLSPDEDDLFGSDSLFGVTSVTKTASTRQTTKTAQAQASSGVGLKKDKSTLPSIFDDNTDDLFQKVKPRATTKKAKPSTFLEDDDDDEDIFGVSNSSTPTSTSSKEIGSSFSKQDIFQDEVAAVPKVHKKHKEKTLDASLFDDNIDIFADLTDTSKPKQKSKTKGETKSIFDDDMDDIFSPSTVKPVTKAPHKSKKTPPSQETSTAADSSNIFDDPLNALGGN from the exons ATGAGCGGGTTGCCGGAGGGAATAGCAAATGGCCCAAGCAGAAGTGAACACTTAGACAAAGATGCTCAGGTTTGGGAGAGACCCTGGACTCTTGAAGAGATGCGGCAGAGCAGTGCCAACTGGTCCTTGGCAGCCGACTCTGGG CTTTTCCTGTTTCTCCAAGACTTCTCCCAGAGAATGCTGTCAAAGACACACGATATTGAAAAGCAGTTGGACAGTCTGATCCGTGACACCAAGGCCACAGATAGCTGCTTGCACTCTGTCTTCAATGACTTCCTCATGCTTTCCAATACACAGTTCATAGAAAAT AGAGTGTATGATGAAGAGTTAGAAGATGCTATTCCCAAGGCTGATGCTTTGGATAAGCAGCCTGAG GAGAAGACTCGTGAGCAGAAAGAGGCAGAGCTAATCCCTAAGATGCAGGAAGCTGTAAACCACGGTCTGAGAGTGCTGGAGTCGGCCTTTGAGCATCTGGACATCAAAGCGGGAAACTCTGACTCAGAGGACGAAGAGGTCACAGACAGAGTGGAGGCCATCCTGGAGCCCAAG GATCTTTATGTGGACAGGCCGCTTCCGTATCTGATTGGTTCCCAGGCCTTCATGGAACAAGAGGACGTTGGACTCGGTGACCTCTCAAGTGATG AAATGTCAGTcgacagtgacagagacagcGTCATTGAGAGTGAAGATGGCAAAGAAGAAGTT CATTCAGATGACGACTTTAatcaggaggaggatgaaggtcACAATAATATCAGGAAG AAGTCATCCATGTTGAGTTATgacgatgatgaagaggaggaggatgaggattcTGACATATTTGGAGAATCAGACAGGGATGACGATGATGAGGACACAAAG AACACAGGCTCATCGTCTTTTGCTGATGAGCTGGCAGCCCGAATCAAAGGCGAACCAGTCAACAAACCAGAAGGAGATCGCGCAT CAGCTGAAGAGgacagtgatgacatgtttaagCCACCGAAGATGGATGATAATGATGACTTCTCCCCATTTGGAGGGAAAAGTGGCCTCTTCAGTGGAGGGAGAGGCCTGTttgacgatgatgatgag GGCGATCTTTTCTCTGAGGCGCCAAAACCTCCTGTGTCCGAAGAGAAGAAGGTACGAAATGAAAGCACTAAAAGCACAGCTCAATCTGCAG AGTCTGACAAACCGGGAAAGAAGATTCCAGCAGGGGCCGTTTCAATATTTCCAG ATAATAGCCTGTTCAGTTCAGGGAATGACTCTGATTCAGTGGGGAGCAAGGAGAACGGGACTCCAGCCCCTAAGACCAAACAGGTTCCTTCAGGAGCTGGTGTTGGTGGAGGAGGCGGTGGGCTGtttgatgatgaggatgaggatgatgatttCTTCAGTGATAAAAGCCTGAAAAAGTCTGACTCAG CTGGACAGCAGAAACCCAAGAAAGCTATCGACCTTTTCGATGAAGACGATGAGGATGGAGACATATTCAGTGAGAAGTACAGTGCACCGGCTCCAGCTCAGAGCAAGAAGGAGGTAGCCGAAGAGCAGGTTAAACAACCTGAGAAAAAG aTGCCGGCAGGCGCCATCTCCATGTTTGGACCTGGGACTCAAAGCTTGCTCAGTGAGGGCTTGAAAAAACGCCAGCCGTCTACCAGCGAGGAGTCTGAGAAATCTGAGGAG AACGGGCCAGCTCCAGATGCTGTGAAGACTGTTGTCAAGCAGCCTCAGAAACCCCAGACCAGAGGCCTCTTCTCTGATGATGAAGACACACAG GAATCTCCAACCATCCCTAAGAGCCACTCTAAGCCTGAACCTACAAGCCAGGGCAAAACCAGCAAGGCTCCTTTGTCATTATTTAgtgatgaggaagaagag GATCTGTTTGCATCTGCAGCTAAATCTACAGCAAAACCTAATACAGCTAAAGCCTCCAAACCGCAGCCCAGTAAGACTGTGTCCAGCTCGCTCTTCAGTGATGATGAG GATCAGTGGTTGAGTTCTAATAGCAGTGTGGGGAAGCCAGAGGTCAAGACCCCAGGGATGAAGCCCAGTGCCAGTGCTCCCTCCAGTCTCCCCAGTGCCAAAATATCTAACAAAAGCAGCCTCTTTGATAACGATGACGGGGATGATGATGACCTGTTTGCTCCAACAACAACGTCAAG TCAGAAGAAGCCTCAAAGAGTTGCTCTTTTGTTTGAAGATGAGGGTGATGATGAAGATAAAGGATCCCTCTTTGGCATCAAACCTGCTGTcaacacaaacactgcagcCCCAGCTACTAAA TCATCCTCCCTGTTTGAGAAACCAGAGGAGGTTGTAGTATCTagaacagcagcagaggacaaGTCTTCAGAGCAGGAGAAGCCAGCAGCAAAGACTCCTGTGCCGCTCCCATCAGCGACCTCGCCAGACATCAGCGAAAGTAAAAAGAAGCCTGCCGGAGCAGTCAGCCTTTTTGGAGGCATCAATGTTCTTGCCAACAAGGAGACAAAGAGCCCGTTGGATGAAACTGGCAATGACGACAGCCCACCACCAAATGtcaagaaggaggagaagaaggacgacaaagtcaaaacaaacactgttagtctgtttgatgatgaggaggaagatgaatCAGACTGGAGTGATCCGATATTCACCCCCAGTAAACCTGCAGCAAGCAATGCGGTAAAG ACTTCAGAGGAGCGACCACAGGCAAAGAGCACAGGTGTTTTCCAGGACGAGGAGCTGCTGTTCAGTCAGACGCAGCAGAAGGACAATGACCCGGATGTTGATCTGTTTGCCACCTCAGGGAAAGCTGCG AGCTCCAAGCTCAGCTCAGCGAAGCCAGCATCACAAAGTCTGTTCGCAGATGACGACGAGGATGACCTCTTCAGCTCTGTCAAGCCAAAAGCTCCTCCTCCG AAAGTAGCAGAGAAGCCCAGTAAACCCACTGACAAAGCACCTCTAGCAAGTCCAGAACCTGTATCAGAGATTCAG AAACCTGCACCAAGCCCTGTAAAACCTAAAGATTCCTCATCAAGGATTGGGAAACTTCaa GCCAATCTGATGATCAACCCTGCCGCGTTGCTCCCTGGAGCTGCCCCCAGTATGCCAGGGACCATAAGTGTACTCCCTGGCATGGCCCCTAGTTCCTCTTCTGGGGTGTCCAGCTCCAGTCTGAGCCCCAGCCCCGTCACGACTCCTGTAGGATCCCAGGAAGGAGTGAGCTTTGACTCCCCAGTTCAGGTTACGACACTGCAGAGTGCACACAAG AGTCGTGCCAAAGGTTCTGTACAACGGAGACCCCAGTCCAGAGCAGCGAGGCAGCAAGCAGCCCAAAGATCTGTGAAGGACAGAGATGAGACCACGGGTGGAGATGATACTGGGCCAAACCCCAGTCTGTCTGGTTCAGTCTTACCTCCACCAGGGAAGCCCAGCAAGACGAGTCCCAGTCCGACACTAACTAACTCAGCTGCACCTGCAACCCTGCCCGCCTCCTCACCCTCTCAATCCTCTCTCCCTGAAAGCACCCCCAGACCCTCTGTACTGACACTGCCAGTATCCACAGATGCTGTAAAGAAAGACTCTAGTAaaagtaacagcagcagtacCAAGGTGCTGCTGTCTCCTGATGAGGATGACCTTTTTGGCTCCGACAGTCTGTTCGGGGTTACCTCAGTCACTAAAACAGCCTCCACCAGACAAACTACCAAGACTGCACAAGCTCAGGCCAGTAGTGGGGTGGGACTGAAGAAAGACAAAAGCACTCTCCCATCCATCTTtgatgataacactgatgaccTTTTCCAAAAGGTCAAACCAAGGGCAACTACTAAGAAAGCCAAGCCCTCAACGTTTTTGGAAGACGATGACGATGATGAGGACATCTTTGGAGTGAGCAACAGCTCCACTCCCACATCCACAAGTAGTAAAGAAATTGGCAGTAGTTTTTCAAAGCAGGACATCTTCCAG GATGAAGTAGCCGCTGTGCCTAAAGTTCACAAGAAGCACAAAGAGAAGACCCTTGATGCCAGCTTGTTCGATGACAACATAGACATTTTTGCTGACCTGACGGACACttcaaaaccaaaacagaagtccaaGACAAAGGGAGAGACCAAGTCAATATTTGATGATGACATGG ATGACATCTTTTCCCCAAGCACAGTAAAACCAGTCACGAAGGCTCCCCATAAATCAAAGAAAACCCCACCGTCTCAGGAGACCAGTACGGCAGCGGATTCAAGCAACATATTTGACGATCCACTTAACGCTCTTGGTGGGAACTGA